In one Pirellulales bacterium genomic region, the following are encoded:
- the hemC gene encoding hydroxymethylbilane synthase — MSFAPSIRIGTRSSPLARWQAQWVSDALVDAGRRTELVPITTRGDVQQLAPVEQLGTRGVFTKELQRALLANEIDVAVHSLKDLPTEAVPGLILAAVPKRETPLDVVVSRDGSTLTELPAGARIGTGSLRRQSQLLHLRPDLSVSQVRGNVDTRLRKLDEGQFDALILAEAGLRRLGLAHRVTQVLGPDQMLPAVGQGALGLETRAADHATREAVAALDHPASHLAVLAERSLLDSLEGGCLAPIGALATIDSTARMRLQGVVLSRDGFERLHASVEENLQADVRATAGADRAIEVGRRLAAKLLEQGAGSLILAARDERPA, encoded by the coding sequence ATGAGTTTCGCTCCATCCATTCGCATCGGCACTCGGAGCAGCCCGTTGGCTCGCTGGCAGGCGCAATGGGTGTCGGATGCGCTTGTCGACGCCGGCCGTCGGACGGAATTGGTGCCGATCACCACGCGCGGCGACGTTCAGCAGCTCGCTCCGGTCGAACAGCTCGGCACGCGCGGCGTGTTCACGAAGGAATTGCAGCGGGCCTTGCTCGCCAACGAGATTGATGTCGCGGTGCACAGCCTCAAGGATTTGCCCACCGAGGCTGTGCCTGGGCTGATTCTCGCGGCGGTGCCTAAGCGCGAGACGCCACTGGATGTGGTGGTCAGCCGCGACGGTTCGACGTTAACGGAGCTCCCCGCCGGAGCGCGAATCGGCACGGGCAGCTTGCGTCGGCAGAGCCAACTGCTCCATCTTCGCCCCGATCTGAGTGTTTCGCAGGTCCGCGGCAACGTCGACACTCGTTTGCGAAAGCTCGACGAGGGACAATTCGACGCATTGATTTTGGCCGAGGCAGGATTGCGCCGGCTCGGGTTGGCTCACCGAGTGACGCAGGTGCTCGGGCCGGATCAAATGCTGCCTGCGGTCGGTCAAGGAGCACTTGGATTGGAAACTCGTGCCGCCGATCATGCCACCCGCGAGGCCGTTGCGGCGCTCGACCATCCGGCATCGCACCTCGCAGTGCTGGCGGAACGGTCGCTGCTGGATTCGCTCGAAGGCGGATGCTTGGCCCCGATTGGGGCCTTGGCCACGATTGATTCGACGGCCAGGATGCGATTGCAAGGAGTCGTGCTGAGCCGCGACGGCTTCGAGCGATTGCACGCGAGCGTCGAGGAAAATCTTCAAGCGGACGTTCGAGCTACAGCTGGCGCCGATCGGGCGATTGAAGTAGGCCGCCGCCTGGCCGCGAAATTGCTCGAGCAGGGCGCCGGCAGCTTGATTCTCGCAGCGCGTGATGAACGGCCCGCATAG
- a CDS encoding DUF502 domain-containing protein, producing the protein MPDNSKPEGSKPVASKPRPFRRAVLRGVALVLPPVLTVVTLLWVASTVQVYVLQPVTVGAREVLIWWISDVRLEPDDVAGGKPMMTIHGRTYERLESGQYVPQQVVADMAVLPPNARSAYEQYVSRHYLRPTIVVPLFLLVFLTVLYVLGKLFTARMGSIIEALVRRLPLVRGVYASVKQVTDLALVDSGDVHYLRVVAIEFPRAGIWTVGLVTSEGMSDIAGAAGEPCLTVAVPGSPVPFTGNVVTVPKSAAHDLNISIDEALQFFISCGVVVPLRERIGKDAVRTSVVKLPEPIASRGARGERMGSNSPSPPFSDVQQPGAEGR; encoded by the coding sequence GTGCCGGATAATTCGAAGCCGGAGGGCTCGAAGCCGGTTGCGTCGAAGCCGCGGCCATTTCGCAGGGCGGTGCTTCGCGGCGTAGCGCTCGTGCTGCCGCCAGTGTTGACGGTCGTCACGCTCCTTTGGGTCGCGAGCACCGTGCAGGTGTATGTCTTGCAGCCGGTTACGGTCGGGGCTCGGGAGGTGCTCATCTGGTGGATCAGCGACGTGCGGCTCGAGCCCGACGACGTCGCCGGCGGCAAGCCGATGATGACCATCCATGGCCGCACGTACGAGCGATTGGAAAGCGGGCAATATGTTCCGCAGCAGGTGGTGGCCGATATGGCGGTATTGCCGCCCAATGCACGTTCGGCCTACGAGCAATATGTCTCCCGGCATTATTTACGGCCGACGATCGTCGTGCCGCTGTTTTTGCTGGTTTTTCTGACGGTGTTGTATGTGCTTGGCAAGCTGTTCACGGCACGAATGGGGAGCATCATCGAGGCGCTCGTGCGGCGGTTGCCTCTGGTGCGCGGCGTATACGCTTCGGTGAAGCAGGTGACCGATTTGGCGCTAGTGGATAGCGGCGACGTGCATTATTTGCGCGTCGTGGCGATCGAATTTCCCCGGGCGGGGATTTGGACGGTCGGGTTGGTGACCAGCGAAGGAATGAGCGACATCGCCGGCGCGGCGGGGGAGCCATGTCTGACGGTGGCCGTGCCGGGGTCGCCGGTGCCCTTTACGGGCAACGTGGTGACGGTGCCGAAAAGCGCGGCCCACGATTTAAATATCTCGATCGACGAAGCGCTGCAATTCTTCATTTCCTGCGGAGTTGTCGTGCCGCTGCGCGAAAGGATTGGAAAGGACGCCGTGAGAACTTCGGTCGTAAAGCTGCCTGAGCCGATTGCCTCGAGAGGGGCGCGCGGCGAACGGATGGGGTCGAATTCGCCAAGTCCGCCATTCTCAGATGTACAACAACCTGGAGCCGAGGGACGATGA